In Erigeron canadensis isolate Cc75 chromosome 1, C_canadensis_v1, whole genome shotgun sequence, a single window of DNA contains:
- the LOC122596053 gene encoding protein NRT1/ PTR FAMILY 7.1-like, producing the protein MEVKISDKTEEPAQVQLKPKRKVGGWPPAFLLLANQALATFAFFGVGVNMVLFLTRVMDQGNADAANTVSKWTGTVYLCSLLGAFLSDSYWGRYLTCAVFQLILVMGLMLLSLTSWLFLVKPAGCGDGVKHCIPTSTKGTLMFYLSIYMVALGYGGHQPTLATLGADQFDEEDPKYKGKGSKGAFFAYFYAALNVGSLFSNTILVYYEDIGHWTTGFWVAMGSAVVGLLSYFCGSLHYRYVKASGNPLPRVAQVFVAASRKYKVEVDDTKQLYEVEGVESAIKGSRKILHSEEYKCLDKAAVVTENDLSGPHNHWRLCTVTQVEEAKCVIRMLPIWLCTIIYSVIFTQMASLFVEQGAVMNAYVGSFHLPAASMSVFDIVSVLICTLLYRKVLVPLAGRLSGNPKGLTELQRMGVGLVIGLFAMIAAGLTEVERLKHAIPEKHSSTMSIFWQVPQYVLVGASEVFMYVGQLEFFNSQAPDGIKSFGSSLCMASISLGNYVSSLLVHMVMIITAKGDEAGWIPENLNDGHMDRFYFLIAILTVFDLVLYVYCAKNYKCMVEENGNELKKEEV; encoded by the exons ACAGAAGAACCAGCACAGGTTCAACTCAAGCCAAAACGAAAAGTGGGGGGATGGCCTCCAGCATTTCTTCTGCTTG CAAATCAAGCTCTAGCAACATTTGCTTTCTTTGGTGTTGGAGTCAACATGGTTCTGTTTTTGACCCGAGTCATGGATCAAGGTAATGCAGATGCAGCCAATACCGTTAGCAAATGGACTGGCACGGTCTATTTGTGCTCCCTTCTTGGAGCATTCCTTAGTGATTCTTATTGGGGTCGTTATCTCACATGCGCGGTCTTTCAACTGATCTTAGTTATG GGATTGATGCTTTTATCCTTGACATCTTGGCTATTTTTAGTGAAACCTGCTGGATGTGGAGACGGAGTTAAACATTGCATACCTACTTCGACGAAAGGAACACTAATGTTCTACTTATCGATTTACATGGTTGCGTTGGGGTATGGAGGGCATCAGCCAACCTTAGCCACTCTTGGCGCGGACCAATTTGACGAGGAGGACCCAAAATATAAAGGAAAAGGGTCGAAAGGGGCTTTCTTTGCCTACTTTTATGCTGCACTCAATGTCGGGTCATTGTTCTCAAACACAATTCTCGTATACTATGAAGATATTGGTCACTGGACCACCGGCTTTTGGGTAGCTATGGGGTCCGCAGTTGTAGGTCTGTTATCATATTTTTGTGGTTCACTTCATTATCGGTATGTTAAGGCATCTGGAAATCCTCTCCCACGTGTCGCACAAGTATTCGTTGCTGCGAGCAgaaaatataaggttgaggtTGATGACACAAAGCAATTGTATGAAGTCGAAGGTGTGGAGTCGGCTATCAAAGGTAGTCGCAAGATCCTGCATAGCGAGGAGTACAA GTGTTTAGACAAGGCGGCAGTGGTGACAGAGAACGATTTGTCAGGCCCACATAACCATTGGAGATTATGTACAGTGACACAAGTAGAAGAAGCAAAATGTGTGATAAGAATGCTACCAATTTGGCTATGCACGATTATTTATTCTGTCATTTTCACGCAAATGGCGTCGCTATTCGTGGAGCAAGGTGCGGTGATGAATGCCTATGTCGGAAGCTTTCATTTGCCAGCAGCAAGCATGTCGGTTTTTGACATTGTAAGCGTCCTCATATGCACCCTGCTCTACCGTAAAGTGTTAGTCCCCTTAGCCGGAAGATTAAGTGGAAACCCAAAAGGTTTAACAGAGCTTCAACGAATGGGCGTAGGACTTGTCATTGGACTTTTTGCAATGATCGCGGCTGGACTCACAGAAGTTGAAAGACTAAAACATGCTATTCCTGAAAAGCACTCGAGTACAATGAGCATATTTTGGCAAGTGCCACAATATGTGCTTGTTGGTGCATCCGAGGTTTTTATGTATGTTGGACAACTGGAGTTCTTTAATAGCCAAGCGCCCGATGGTATTAAGAGTTTTGGAAGCTCACTTTGTATGGCGTCGATATCTTTAGGAAATTATGTGAGTAGCCTTTTGGTCCATATGGTGATGATTATCACGGCTAAGGGAGATGAAGCCGGGTGGATCCCAGAGAATTTAAACGATGGTCATATGGATCGATTTTATTTCCTTATCGCGATATTGACCGTGTTTGATTTGGTACTCTACGTTTATTGTGCTAAGAATTACAAGTGCATGGTGGAAGAAAATGGCAACGAGCTGAAGAAGGAAGAAGTTTAA
- the LOC122609124 gene encoding zinc finger CCCH domain-containing protein 14-like, with the protein MEFSARKRGRPAAGMNGNAGFKKSKQDTDSFQSGLGSKSKPCTKFFSTSGCPFGEGCHFSHYVPGGIKAISQMTGSNPALPPTVRNSVVPPPSYPDGSSPPAVKSRLCSKYNTAEGCRFGDKCHYAHGEWELGKPTVPSQHPDSRAMGPAPGNRFASGAPRMDYNSEANQPAPGGFGSSTTSKIGVNAALAGPIIGKNGIHSKQICRTTGVKLHIRDHESDTNLKNIELEGTFDQVKQAYQMVRELIVNLSASSGPPPPQKGSGKPGGPAGNFKTKLCENFTKGNCTFGDRCHFAHGAEELRSSGA; encoded by the exons ATGGAGTTCAGTGCCAGAAAACGTGGCCGTCCGGCTGCCGGAATGAACGGGAACGCCGGTTTTAAGAAATCCAAGCAAG ACACGGACTCGTTTCAATCTGGTTTAGGAAGCAAATCGAAGCCATGCACAAAGTTTTTCAG CACTTCTGGTTGCCCATTTGGAGAGGGATGTCATTTCTCGCATTATGTTCCTGGAGGGATAAAAGCTATTTCTCAAATGACTGGTAGCAACCCAGCACTACCTCCAACCGTCAGAAACTCTGTAGTTCCACCACCTTCGTATCCAGATGGTTCATCTCCACCTGCTGTTAAAAGCCGCTTGTGCAGCAAATACAACACCGCTGAAGGATGTCGATTTGGAGACAAATGTCACTACGCCCATGGAGAATGGGAACTGGGAAAGCCTACAGTTCCATCTCAACATCCAGATTCACGTGCTATGGGACCTGCACCTGGAAACAGATTTGCTAGTGGTGCCCCTAGAATGGATTATAATTCAGAAGCCAACCAGCCCGCTCCCGGTGGGTTTGGATCCTCAACGACATCCAAGATCGGCGTCAATGCTGCACTTGCTGGGCCAATCATTGGTAAAAATGGTATCCACTCTAAGCAAATTTGTCGTACAACTGGAGTTAAGCTTCATATAAGAGACCATGAGTCAGACACAAACCTAAAGAACATTGAGCTTGAGGGTACGTTCGACCAGGTCAAGCAAGCATATCAGATGGTTCGGGAGCTTATAGTGAACTTAAGTGCATCTTCTGGACCACCTCCACCACAAAAGGGCTCTGGGAAGCCTGGTGGTCCTGCAGGGAACTTCAAGACCAAGCTATGTGAAAATTTCACGAAAGGCAACTGTACGTTCGGTGACAGGTGCCATTTTGCTCATGGTGCAGAAGAGTTGCGCAGTTCAGGTGCTTGA
- the LOC122610016 gene encoding nucleolar complex protein 2 homolog yields the protein MGSKIKDKKLKTKKKGSAMKDAQKEEEEEYITTQEEEEEEEAPISIVKSVENVKGHKNQLQRLSEKDPEFYEFLKEHDKELLDFEDEGDDETDMEDEDTQEGEDEKAPMDHVDGLSKKEDIKTITSEMVDSWCKAIKEERRIGAIRNMMRAFRSACHCGDDDNESKLTSMSFPVFNKILLFVLSEMDGILRTILKLPPSGGKKEMILELMNTRAWKNYNHLVKSYLGNALHVLNQMTDTDMIAFTLRRLKFSSVFLAAFPSLLRKYIKVVLHFWGTGGGPLPIVSLLFLRDICVRLGSDCINDCFKGIYKAYVLNCHFVNATKLQHVQFLGNCVNELFRLDLPSAYLQAFGFIRHLAMILQDANTTKRKEIYRKVYEWKYMNCLQLWTGAICEFGLEPDFQPLTYPLTQIISGVLRLVPTARYLPLRLRCIRMLNQIAAATHTFIPVAVLLSDMLDMKELHKSPTGGVGKAIDLCTVLRVSKATIKTRSFQEACVFSVIEELAEHLAQWSYSPAFFELSFVPAVRLRNFCKSTKVERFRREMRQFIREIEANTVFTNKKRISSTYSPNDPAASSFMEDEKKKGASPLSKYVAILRQKAQERNESLAGSSVIVGEKASIFGKKRANRDDDDNDDDEDDDLNVDGAAVFSSSWLPSGDQKAKNLEEDEKDKKEKKRQKQKSNAKKAAGDEDVVEDFVLSSDEEESSDEEVPIETEDVKTKAVPSKHVRHKRNRTEKSSKGKGINAKNKSKKRKTAH from the exons ATGGGTTCAAAGATAAAAG ataaaaaactGAAGACAAAGAAGAAGGGGTCTGCCATGAAAGATGCccaaaaggaagaagaagaagaatacatTACaactcaagaagaagaagaagaagaagaagcaccTATTAGTATTGTTAAGTCCGTTGAAAATGTCAAAGGACATAAGAATCAGTTACAAAGACTTTCAGAAAAA GATCCAGAATTTTATGAATTCTTGAAAGAACATGACAAAGAGCTTCTTGACTTTGAGGACGAG GGAGACGATGAGACTGACATGGAGGATGAGGACACACAAGAAGGTGAAGATGAAAAGGCTCCGATGGATCACGTTGATGGTTTATCgaaaaaagaagatataaaaacaataaccaGTGAAATGGTGGATTCATGGTGCAAGGCGATTAAGGAAGAACGTAGAATAGGTGCAATTCGTAATATGATGAGAGCTTTTAGGAGTGCTTGCCATTGtggtgatgatgataatgaatcGAAGTTGACTTCCATGTCGTTTCCTGTCTTCAATAAGATATTGCTGTTTGTGTTAAGTGAAATGGATGGAATCCTTAGAACAATCTTGAAGCTCCCACCATCTGGAGGGAAAAAGGAGATGATTCTTGAATTAATGAATACACGAGCATGGAAAAATTACAACCATTTAGTAAAGTCATATCTTGGTAATGCTCTTCATGTTTTAAACCAAATGACTGACACAGATATGATAGCGTTCACATTACGTCGTCTGAAGTTCTCTTCTGTATTTCTTGCTGCTTTTCCTAGCCTGCTTAGGAAGTATATAAAG GTTGTTCTTCATTTTTGGGGGACTGGGGGAGGTCCACTACCAATCGTCTCGTTGCTATTTTTAAGAGATATATGTGTACGGCTCGGTTCTGATTGTATAAATGATTGCTTCAAGGGAATATATAAAGCTTATGTCTTAAACTGCCATTTTGTGAATGCAACCAAACTTCAACACGTACAATTTCTTGGAAATTGTGTCAATGAGCTTTTCAGGTTGGACCTTCCATCGGCATATCTACAAGCATTTGGTTTCATACGCCACTTAGCAATGATTTTGCAAGATGCAAATACCACAAAAAGAAAG GAAATCTACAGAAAAGTTTATGAATGGAAGTATATGAACTGCCTTCAACTTTGGActggagccatttgtgaatttggTTTGGAACCTGATTTTCAGCCCCTCACGTATCCACTGACTCAAATAATTTCTGGGGTCCTTCGTTTGGTCCCAACTGCTCGTTATCTTCCCCTTAGGTTACGCTGCATTAGAATGCTAAATCAAATTGCAGCTGCTACACATACTTTTATTCCAGTTGCAGTGCTTCTTTCAGACATGTTGGATATGAAAGAATTACATAAATCGCCAACAGGAGGTGTCGGGAAAGCCATTGATTTGTGCACTGTGTTAAGG GTTAGTAAGGCGACTATAAAGACACGATCGTTCCAGGAGGCATGTGTTTTCTCTGTTATTGAAGAGCTCGCTGAACATTTAGCTCAATGGAGCTACTCACCTGCCTTCTTTGAGCTTTCCTTTGTTCCTGCTGTTCGTTTGCGTAATTTTTGCAAATCTACAAAAGTTGAGAGATTTCGTCGTGAAATGAGGCAATTTATTCGTGAG ATTGAGGCTAATACTGTGTTTACTAACAAAAAACGAATTTCAAGTACATATTCACCAAATGATCCTGCTGCATCGTCCTTTATGGAG GATGAGAAAAAGAAGGGTGCTAGTCCTCTTTCTAAATATGTTGCAATATTGCGTCAAAAAGCACAAGAAAGAAACGAGTCGTTGGCTGGATCCAG TGTAATAGTGGGTGAAAAAGCATCAATTTTTGGTAAGAAGAGGGCAAATCGTGATGATGATGAcaacgatgatgatgaagatgatgatctGAATGTGGATGGTGCTGCAGTGTTTAGTTCTTCTTGGTTACCGAGTGGAGATCAGAA GGCAAAGAATCTTGAAGAGGATGAAAAggataaaaaggaaaagaagagaCAAAAACAGAAGAGTAATGCTAAAAAGGCTGCCGGTGATGAAGATGTTGTGGAAGATTTCGTTCTTAGCTCAGATGAAGAAGAATCGAGtgatgaagaagttccgattgAAACTGAAGATGTTAAAACGAAAGCTGTGCCTTCGAAACATGTAAGGCACAAACGGAACAGGACTGAGAAATCGTCAAAAGGTAAGGGAATTAATGCAAAGAATAAGTCGAAGAAAAGGAAGACGGCACATTAA